Proteins found in one Streptomyces sp. NBC_00461 genomic segment:
- a CDS encoding extracellular solute-binding protein, translated as MKRKLTVAIGIAGMMVSIAACGGNDDKGSSNSGADAKELTVWLTVDAQNNWPDLVKAADASVKKAHPGIKINHEYYGWPDKNTKLDAVLATDKAPDVVEMGNTEMLGYMVKGAFAPVDASKFTNSSAWLDGLKASVTYGGKTYGVPYYAGGRVANWRKDVFASAGVKTPPKTYAELTAALDKVQKKEGDKFSAWYQPTRDWYAAMSFVYDAGGSIAEESGGQWKANLSSPESVKGLTEFKNVVDKYMHGDKTKDESDRYIVYGQGKSSMIFGAAWEGATSADPKNDKTGKLKNNLENFVMPGPSGKNMPVFLGGSDLAIPVKSKAQAVAAEWINAFTGPSGQKGLIAKGNLPNNKTDLATLKNDPATAVPATAAESNWFVPMAPGWGQVEKAQVLQTMLQNIGTGKKSVEAAAKDADAAIDKVINTK; from the coding sequence GTGAAGCGCAAGCTGACAGTCGCGATCGGTATCGCGGGCATGATGGTCTCCATCGCCGCGTGCGGCGGCAATGACGACAAGGGCTCTTCCAACAGCGGCGCGGACGCCAAGGAACTGACCGTCTGGCTCACCGTCGACGCCCAGAACAACTGGCCTGACCTGGTGAAGGCCGCCGACGCCTCGGTCAAGAAGGCGCATCCCGGCATCAAGATCAACCACGAGTACTACGGCTGGCCGGACAAGAACACCAAGCTCGACGCCGTCCTCGCCACCGACAAGGCGCCGGACGTGGTCGAGATGGGCAACACCGAGATGCTCGGCTACATGGTCAAGGGCGCCTTCGCCCCCGTCGACGCCTCGAAGTTCACCAACTCCTCCGCCTGGCTCGACGGCCTCAAGGCCTCGGTCACGTACGGCGGCAAGACCTACGGCGTCCCGTACTACGCGGGTGGCCGCGTCGCCAACTGGCGCAAGGACGTGTTCGCCTCGGCCGGCGTCAAGACCCCGCCGAAGACGTACGCCGAACTCACCGCCGCCCTCGACAAGGTGCAGAAGAAGGAGGGCGACAAGTTCTCCGCCTGGTACCAGCCCACCCGCGACTGGTACGCGGCCATGTCCTTCGTCTACGACGCCGGCGGTTCCATCGCCGAGGAGTCGGGCGGCCAGTGGAAGGCGAACCTCTCCTCGCCGGAGTCCGTCAAGGGCCTCACCGAGTTCAAGAACGTCGTCGACAAGTACATGCACGGCGACAAGACCAAGGACGAGTCCGACCGTTACATCGTCTACGGCCAGGGCAAGTCCAGCATGATCTTCGGCGCCGCGTGGGAGGGGGCGACCTCCGCCGACCCGAAGAACGACAAGACCGGCAAGCTCAAGAACAACCTCGAGAACTTCGTGATGCCCGGTCCGTCCGGCAAGAACATGCCCGTCTTCCTCGGCGGCTCCGACCTCGCCATCCCGGTGAAGTCCAAGGCGCAGGCCGTCGCCGCCGAGTGGATCAACGCCTTCACCGGCCCCTCCGGCCAGAAGGGCCTGATCGCCAAGGGCAACCTGCCCAACAACAAGACCGACCTCGCGACCCTGAAGAACGACCCCGCGACGGCGGTCCCGGCCACCGCGGCCGAGTCCAACTGGTTCGTCCCGATGGCGCCGGGCTGGGGCCAGGTCGAGAAGGCCCAGGTCCTGCAGACCATGCTGCAGAACATCGGCACCGGCAAGAAGTCGGTCGAGGCAGCCGCGAAGGACGCGGACGCCGCGATCGACAAGGTCATCAACACCAAGTGA